One genomic window of Streptomyces sp. WP-1 includes the following:
- a CDS encoding NAD(P)H-dependent oxidoreductase: MSVRILALVGSLRAGSHNRQLAEAAAKLAPEGAEVVIFEGLADVPFYNEDIDVEGSVPAAAAALRAAAQGADAFLLFSPEYNGTMPAVLKNAIDWLSRPYGAGAFGGKPVAVIGTAFGQFGGVWAQDDTRKSVGIAGGKVIEDIKLSIPGSMTRFAETHPADDAEVAAQLTEVVTRLHGTAAQITAA, encoded by the coding sequence ATGTCTGTTCGTATCCTCGCGCTCGTCGGCAGCCTGCGTGCCGGTTCGCACAACCGTCAGCTGGCCGAGGCGGCCGCCAAGCTCGCCCCCGAGGGCGCCGAGGTCGTGATCTTCGAGGGCCTCGCCGATGTGCCCTTCTACAACGAGGACATCGACGTCGAGGGCAGCGTCCCGGCCGCCGCCGCGGCCCTGCGTGCGGCCGCCCAGGGCGCCGACGCGTTCCTGCTGTTCTCGCCCGAGTACAACGGCACCATGCCGGCCGTCCTGAAGAACGCCATCGACTGGCTGTCCCGCCCGTACGGCGCCGGCGCCTTCGGCGGCAAGCCCGTCGCCGTGATCGGCACCGCGTTCGGCCAGTTCGGCGGCGTGTGGGCGCAGGACGACACCCGCAAGTCGGTCGGCATCGCCGGCGGCAAGGTGATCGAGGACATCAAGCTCTCCATCCCCGGCTCCATGACCCGCTTCGCCGAGACCCACCCGGCCGACGACGCCGAGGTCGCCGCCCAGCTGACCGAGGTCGTCACGCGCCTGCACGGCACCGCGGCGCAGATCACGGCCGCCTGA
- a CDS encoding TetR/AcrR family transcriptional regulator: protein MLYSVVMSSAPQPFPTPQEPSDAPPLLELGTAPEEPCLRADAARNRARLLEAAARLIAEHGVAGVTMEAVAAAAQVGKGTVFRRFGDRTGLLMALLDHSGRWLQADFLGGPPPLGPGAPPLERLRAFGIAVLYRSAEQLELQLAAQPEACRRFSHPATQALRTHVTMLLRQIVPDADCELLSQTLLASLDPALIHHLTRQRGMPMARLEAAWVDLVARVTRTQRPV, encoded by the coding sequence ATGCTTTACTCTGTCGTCATGTCCAGCGCGCCGCAGCCCTTCCCGACGCCGCAGGAGCCCTCCGACGCGCCACCCCTGCTGGAGCTCGGCACGGCTCCCGAGGAGCCCTGCCTGCGCGCCGACGCGGCCCGCAACCGCGCCCGGCTGCTGGAGGCCGCCGCCCGCCTGATCGCGGAGCACGGCGTGGCCGGCGTCACCATGGAGGCCGTCGCCGCGGCGGCCCAGGTCGGCAAGGGCACGGTCTTCCGGCGCTTCGGCGACCGCACCGGACTCCTGATGGCCCTGCTCGACCACTCGGGCCGCTGGCTCCAGGCCGACTTCCTCGGCGGCCCCCCGCCGCTCGGCCCCGGCGCGCCGCCCCTGGAGCGGCTGCGGGCGTTCGGCATCGCGGTGCTCTACCGCTCGGCCGAGCAGCTGGAGCTGCAACTCGCCGCCCAGCCCGAGGCGTGCCGCCGCTTCTCCCACCCCGCGACGCAGGCGCTGCGCACCCATGTGACCATGCTGCTGCGCCAGATCGTGCCCGACGCGGACTGCGAACTGCTCTCCCAGACCCTGCTGGCCTCCCTCGACCCGGCGCTCATCCACCATCTGACCCGGCAGCGCGGAATGCCCATGGCCCGTCTGGAGGCGGCCTGGGTGGACCTGGTCGCACGGGTGACGCGCACGCAGCGGCCCGTCTGA
- a CDS encoding GNAT family N-acetyltransferase has product MIRASAAPPEVVPLTRAVWEQALRQDPQAMATQTPGWLDAICAEGPWAEAGRLYRWDDGTRIVLPLVTHTGPPGPGSPELASWPTEWGVGGPLCPDGPPTPAHTAAVLADLADVPGRVRLRIGPLTAGPWAEAVPERAGRTPRTTHVVDLAGPAGAWRQRLHPGARRSMRKAARSGLDVTRGSTAHDLEVFYALYQQSMDRWATRSGEPADQVRRRIEARDPLRKLRTVRDRLGGACSVWTAWYRGEAAASVILLRQGRQAKYWRGAMSQPLAAPTRANHLLHELALQEAADAGCTHYHMGDSHPGGVTRFKESLGARPYPTPAYLLPAAPLTAR; this is encoded by the coding sequence GTGATCCGCGCGAGCGCCGCGCCGCCCGAGGTCGTCCCGCTGACGCGCGCCGTCTGGGAACAGGCTCTGCGGCAGGACCCGCAGGCGATGGCGACACAGACCCCGGGCTGGCTGGACGCGATCTGTGCCGAGGGCCCCTGGGCGGAGGCGGGCCGCCTCTACCGGTGGGACGACGGCACCCGGATCGTGCTCCCGCTGGTCACGCACACCGGACCGCCCGGACCCGGCAGCCCCGAACTGGCCTCCTGGCCCACCGAATGGGGAGTGGGCGGCCCGCTCTGCCCGGACGGGCCGCCCACTCCGGCGCATACCGCGGCCGTCCTGGCGGACCTGGCCGACGTGCCCGGCCGGGTCCGGCTGCGCATCGGCCCGCTCACCGCGGGGCCCTGGGCCGAGGCCGTTCCCGAGCGGGCCGGGCGCACCCCGCGCACCACCCATGTGGTCGATCTCGCGGGCCCGGCCGGCGCCTGGCGGCAGCGGCTCCACCCCGGCGCCCGACGCTCCATGCGCAAGGCGGCCCGCTCCGGCCTGGACGTCACCCGCGGCAGCACCGCGCACGACCTGGAGGTCTTCTACGCCCTCTACCAGCAGTCCATGGACCGCTGGGCCACACGGTCCGGCGAGCCGGCGGACCAGGTGCGGCGCCGGATCGAGGCCCGCGACCCGCTGCGCAAGCTGCGCACGGTCCGCGACCGCCTCGGCGGCGCCTGCTCCGTGTGGACGGCCTGGTACCGCGGCGAAGCCGCCGCCTCGGTGATCCTGCTGCGCCAGGGCCGCCAGGCGAAGTACTGGCGGGGTGCCATGTCCCAGCCGCTGGCCGCGCCCACCCGCGCCAACCACCTGCTGCATGAACTGGCGCTCCAGGAGGCCGCCGACGCGGGCTGCACCCACTACCACATGGGCGACTCCCACCCGGGGGGCGTCACCCGCTTCAAGGAGTCGCTCGGCGCACGGCCCTACCCCACCCCGGCTTACCTGCTGCCCGCCGCGCCCCTCACCGCCCGCTGA
- a CDS encoding nucleotidyltransferase family protein: MPVMDASPHLDPPHSAERIVQATRDYYGLDQDRPDRLLHRAERSDPKFRLTLLSAYHHAHPGALSASRVHELDEARARLAAYAAVRDRLAQVVPGLSPVKGLAISACYPAPLLRHQGDLDLHVPDEAGLWRAAQALISDGWQHTDLAVRQVDHAPAHLLTFYRPHGDDLARPLYVELTDVAWLGDGRRSMPRRTLPATAAADGAAREGLPADDVVTSLLFLCLEGLERALGLRDAVDTWLLAVRLTAEDRALLTELIDRLGLHDGYRRMVAAAGRAGLLADGGLLPGAPRPRRRRPTLRRPDIAVLNWLQWAGFYRGPSRLRSAVWERLSMRIDAPTAFRGGMWAFGIPAEALGDHARTPALGDTPPALQETAVLRGRRRLSTPLGDFLLVSGPRVPAGILDAA; encoded by the coding sequence ATGCCCGTCATGGACGCCTCACCACACCTCGATCCGCCGCACTCGGCCGAACGCATCGTGCAGGCCACCCGCGACTACTACGGCCTGGACCAGGACCGCCCCGACCGCCTGCTGCACCGGGCCGAGCGCTCGGACCCCAAGTTCCGCCTCACCCTGCTCAGCGCCTACCACCACGCGCACCCCGGGGCGCTGTCCGCCTCCCGCGTCCATGAACTCGACGAGGCCCGCGCCCGGTTGGCGGCGTACGCCGCCGTCCGGGACCGGCTCGCCCAGGTGGTCCCCGGGCTGAGCCCGGTCAAAGGCCTGGCCATCTCCGCCTGCTACCCCGCCCCGTTGCTGCGCCACCAGGGCGACCTCGATCTGCACGTCCCCGATGAAGCGGGGCTGTGGCGCGCCGCGCAGGCGCTGATCTCGGACGGCTGGCAGCACACCGACCTCGCGGTGCGCCAGGTCGACCACGCCCCTGCCCACCTGCTGACGTTCTACCGCCCGCACGGTGACGACCTGGCTCGCCCGCTCTACGTCGAACTGACCGACGTCGCCTGGCTCGGTGACGGCCGCCGCAGCATGCCCCGGCGCACTCTTCCCGCCACTGCCGCTGCGGACGGCGCAGCGCGCGAGGGCCTGCCGGCGGACGACGTCGTGACCAGTCTGCTCTTCCTCTGTCTCGAAGGACTCGAACGCGCCCTGGGTCTGCGGGACGCCGTCGACACCTGGCTTCTCGCCGTCCGGCTGACAGCAGAGGACCGCGCCCTGCTGACCGAGCTGATCGACCGGCTGGGGCTGCACGACGGCTACCGGCGCATGGTCGCTGCGGCGGGGCGCGCCGGACTGCTGGCCGACGGCGGGCTCCTGCCCGGGGCACCCCGCCCGCGCCGCCGAAGGCCCACGCTGCGGCGCCCGGACATCGCCGTCCTGAACTGGCTCCAGTGGGCCGGCTTCTACCGCGGCCCGTCCCGACTGCGCAGCGCCGTCTGGGAGCGGCTCAGCATGCGCATCGACGCACCCACCGCGTTCCGCGGTGGCATGTGGGCCTTCGGCATCCCCGCCGAGGCGCTCGGGGACCACGCCCGCACTCCCGCCCTCGGCGACACGCCCCCGGCTCTCCAGGAGACCGCCGTCCTGCGGGGCCGCCGCAGGCTGTCCACCCCTCTCGGCGACTTCCTGCTCGTCTCGGGCCCGCGCGTCCCCGCCGGCATCCTGGACGCCGCCTGA